The genomic DNA CGTCGGCGCCTTTGAGAAGACGGACTAGGTCATCTTCGGGCCCCGTTAGGctcccggcgacgacgtgaACACCGAGCTCTCTGAACTTGTCGTTGTTGCCGCTGTGGAGGGATTGCTCTCGCGTCACAGCCGTAATATCCTGAGGGTGAGAGAAAGTCGTCAATACAATTGGAGCAGCAAAATTGTTGGGCCGGTAGAAAGGCTATCTTACAAACTGTGTGTCTGATGCGAGGAGACCGCTCACAATGGAACGGCCCGTCTCTCCTGATGCTCCAAAAACGATAACCTTCATTTTGGACGATGCGATTTGGGTGGTGAAGATGGTGAAATACACCGTGTGAACGATAATCTAGTCCAAATAAAGGTAGCTCGGAGCAGATCGTCTGTTCCAGTGCGTATAAATCCAGTATGAACTGCTGGATCGATGAATTTATCTGAAAGGTGTCAATTTCCTATGCGTTATTGTTAGATATGAGTTTGGGCAGTGGGCGCCTTTCGACAGAAATTAGCACCCTCGGGCCCTTTCGTTCTCCGCGCAGTTGCCAAGAGTCTTCTGGTGTGGGTTGTGGTGCGTCACCAGAATGATTACAAATTGATAAACAAGCTCCACGTTGTGAATAGGTAAGCATAGTAGTTAACATAGCACAAGCACAGATTAACCTTacaggaggcggcggcctttGCCCGTCAATTGTTTTGAATTTCAAACTCCGCCCACCGACAGAGTGGACTACAATCCGGGTTGCGGAGCGCCGGAGAAACAACCAATCGGCGCGAGCCCGGTCGGAGTTTACACCAATTAGAATCGCCATGCTTTGTAAGTTTGGTTCAGGAGGTTCGGGGGAAGTGCGGGACGTCTGGGTCACGACGGACATACGACCTCTTGTATTGCAGCTCCCCCTCCTACATTATGTCATGACGGCAGTATGCGGATCTTGTTCTATCGTGGACAACCCGCTCAAGTGGCTCGTAGTGTGGACTCGTATGGCGATCTGATCACTGATGGTTGTGACGGAACCGTTGTCAGCACATACCTATCGATTTTGGACAACACAACTCAAAGGTTGTCTTGTGTTGTCTCTGGATTATGACTGGTGGTACGGGCCCAAGCAGCCTCCGCCATGTGTGATGTCTCTAGGCGTGGACAATTGGTCAGCAGTCAGCACCGATTCCTGATGCAGATTTAAGAACCCAAGCCCCCAGCATGTTTTGCAGCAAAGCCTTGATTGAGGTCCTCCATCAACCGTTTGACTCTATTTCCGCTTCTACCATTTTAAGAACCAGTCGCTCCTAAACATGACATCTCCGACCACCTCTGTCGTCTTCAGACGTACCGACGGTGACCTTCCCCGGACCATCGAGCAATCGTCAGAGTCCGTGCCAAAGCCCGAGGAGCTTGGCTCGAGCGATGTTCTCGTCAAGATTCATGCCGTGTCGCTGAACTTCCGCGATGTGGCTATGCTGAACGGCAGGTACCCCGTTGAAGTTGAGCAACGAGGCATTCCGTGCTCCGActgcgccgccgaggtcatcgccgtcggTCCGGCCGTGCGAGATTTTGTCGTTGGAGACCGAGTCGCCCCAATCTTCGACTTGAACAACCTTACCGGACACGAGGATGAGCCGATGAAGGCCTTGGGAGgagacgtcgccggcgtcctgcGGGAATATGCTGTCTTCAGCGAAAGCGTCCTCGTTCACCTGCCGAAGCACTTGACCTGGGAAGAGGTATGTCGGAACATCGGCAACTCGCCAAGTCTTTCTCTCCCAACCTTCTGACATTGAACAGGCGGCCACGATCACTTGCGCCGGAGTGACGGCATGGAATGCTCTCGATACGCCCACGTCAGCGCGCAAAGGCGCCGCTGCACTGTTGCAAGGTAGGCACAGGTCCTTGACATTACACTGCCTGTAACATATGTGTGTGAAATTTCAGCCAGATTCTAACGATCGGACCCAGGTACCGGAGGCGTTAGCATTTTCGCACTTCTGCTATGCCTTGCCAGCGGTATCAAGCCAATCATcacctcgtcctcgaacgagaagctcgagtcCATCAAAAAGCTTGATCCACGCATCTCCGGCATCAACTACAAGACAACAGCCGATCAGAAAGCCGAAATTCTTCGGGCCACCGACGGCAAGGGCGTAGATTTTGTTGTCAACAACACGGGCGCTGCGTCCATTCCGGACGATATCGGATTCCTGAGCCAGAAGGGTGGAACAGTGTCACTCGTCGGCTTTCTGGATGGGGCGAGTCCTAACTGGAATCCAAACGCACTCATGGCTCTGATGAGCAAGGCCGCGAAACTGAAGTAAGTCATAGTTCCATATGTCTGTTGAGAAGTGCTGCTTTGTTGCCAAGTTTCTGACTTGTCCACGTAGGGGTGTTGCAGTGGGCTCGAAGCTGGATTATCAGCGATTGAACGAGTTTctggaggaaaagaaggtcAAACTTGGTTCTGTCATAGACCGAGTCTTCTCGTTCCAGGACTCCAAGGCAGCCTTTGATTATCTGTACTCTGGTAAACATGTCGGCAAGGTTGTCATTAAGCTTTGATATCATCTTATCTGAGTACAGACATACGAACCTTTTCAGCGAAGGTCTCTCAGCCAAGTCCACCATCATGAGCTCCACCAAGCTTGGTGGACAAATAATTGTAGCAACGAGCCATACAACGTTGAACAAACTCTATCATCACGCTTCTCTAGTTTACGGTTCCCAGCCATCCAAAATTTCCTCGCTATCAAACGCAGTAAAATCTATGAAGTGTCCAAATCAAGTCTCACCTCTTCCAAAATTTTCAGCAGTTACGTTGAGTAAGAACTGCGAGGTATTGAATGACTCATTAGAAAGCGAATGGCCCGGGATGACCGTCTCTGGGTTCAAGCTGAGCAGCAAGTCTAGCTTCGATATACAAGAGGCCGTCAATGCCGGCGTAAGTATATCAGCCATAAAAAGGTGCATTTAGCTGCCTTAAACAGTATGTCTCCAGTAATAAGTGTGCAGGATAATGGTAGCCAAAAGAGCGTTTCGTCAACAGCGTCGCCCGTGAGTGGTTGGATCAGGTGAATAGGATGCTCGGAGTCGCCAGGGAGAGCGAAGAAAGTAAATTGTAAGTTATGGGAACTGAAACGTTCTGGACGATCTCGGGGAGGCCATGAATGGAGGTCCAGTATGCGGACTATATGTGGATAGAGCGATTAGCGAGGCTGACCGAAGTCAAACACCGCTGAGAAATGCTGAGTAGAAAAAATAGAACCAACTGTTAGGGGCGCATCCATTGTATTTCCTTCCGAAGCTTTCGGACTCGCGTAAAAGGTTGCCTTAGAAAAAGTGTAAAGACAAGCGCGGGCGCTGAGGTAGCGGTCTGGGTGGTTGTGCGATGCATACAGGGCAACCACAGGTTTATCTGTATTTTCTCTCATCCAAAGAATCAGGCTCTCGGCGCTGGAGATTGTCAGAGGTAGGTCGATGATCACGGCGGCTTCGGAGCCGATGATGAGGGAAGACACCATGTTATAGATCCTCTCGGGTTTGCTCTCCTGCACATCCGAGCCCCTTCCATCAGAAGGAGGGACCCCCTTATGTGATCATACAGCAAACACGTTGGGGCCGAGACGGCACAGAAAGTCAAGTTTGGCCGAACGAGGGAGATTGGACAGTGAGTAATCTAAGTTCGGTTCAGATGGAGAGTCTAAGTGAAGTGGGGAGTTTCGCCCCGTGGACAGAGGAAAATGAAGGCTTGATTGGATTCTCTCGAGAGATGAGGCGATCAAGTGAACCGTGCGATTGAAGTTAGTGTTGACGGTGGAATCATTGCCCAGAAACTACTAACCAGTGTTGTTGAAATGCTGCGCAAGTCGGGCCATCCCCCCTAGAGCCTATTTCAAGGCGAAATGCTGCGCGGCAAGGACACGGCGAGGTTATTTGTCATCGGAGTGTTGGCATCACGATGCAAATAGCACACGGCACTGGTTTGCTGCGCTCGTGATGCCGTCTCCGTGCATTTATCCAATGTCCTCCCAGAATCTCTCACAACCACTCATATCGTCAGTCCCTCTTGAGTTAACAGTCCGTCTTCATCAACCACATCAACCCACCATATTCCCTCTGAGCTTTTGGGTGTCCGCCCTCGTCGGGTCGTTgctctcgccgacgacgttcGCGCTCAACCTTCCACAGTACAGCGGCCTGAAGGTTGCCCAGAATGGCAGTATCCTGGAAGTCACTTTTCACAACCCCAACTCGGCCATCAATCTA from Colletotrichum higginsianum IMI 349063 chromosome 3, whole genome shotgun sequence includes the following:
- a CDS encoding Alcohol dehydrogenase, whose product is MTSPTTSVVFRRTDGDLPRTIEQSSESVPKPEELGSSDVLVKIHAVSLNFRDVAMLNGRYPVEVEQRGIPCSDCAAEVIAVGPAVRDFVVGDRVAPIFDLNNLTGHEDEPMKALGGDVAGVLREYAVFSESVLVHLPKHLTWEEAATITCAGVTAWNALDTPTSARKGAAALLQGTGGVSIFALLLCLASGIKPIITSSSNEKLESIKKLDPRISGINYKTTADQKAEILRATDGKGVDFVVNNTGAASIPDDIGFLSQKGGTVSLVGFLDGASPNWNPNALMALMSKAAKLKGVAVGSKLDYQRLNEFLEEKKVKLGSVIDRVFSFQDSKAAFDYLYSGKHVGKVVIKL